The sequence AACCACTAACATTTTCGCATTTTTAAAATCTGCTAAACTGTAAGTCTTGCCATCTGTAGCCGGCAATGAAAAATCCGGCGCCTTCTGTCCCAATTCTAACGTAAAAGCCATTACTATCTACCTCCTCCAGGTAATTCTTTATGAAAACGTTAACAGATATATGATTGTAATTCAATTTTAATGCTTTGGAGGAAACTGGGTGGCTGCTATTTGCTATTGTTTGCTTTTATTTATTAACGGTATTTATATTTTGATAGCTTTTCTTTTAAACGAGACAAATCTCCTTACACTACTATCTACTTTTGGTTCCTTTCCCGCTAAACGAGACAAATCTTCCTGCACCACTAGACACTTTTGGTTCCTTTACCGATAAACAAGACAAATCTCCTTGCACTACTAGCCACTTTTGGCTCCTTTCCTGTTAAACGAGACAAATCTCCTTGCACTACTAGCCACTTTTGGTTCCTTTCCTGTTAAACGAGACAAATCTCCTTACGCTGCTAACCACTTTTGGCTCCTTTAGATTCCAACTCACCTCTATCCTTCTTCTCCACCGCTATGTTCTTGATTCTACGTAATGGGACCCCCTTCCTGTACCCTCGATGTTAAAATGTTTTTGTAATGTGTAGCTTATTTGCTTTGTTGTAACCATATTTTCGCACCAATCTAGCAATCTGCTTCTGGTAACTGGTTCTTCGGGGTACAATGTTTTAAATTCTGTTACCATTCTCATTATCGCCGATTGAACAGTCTCCAGTTGTCCACAGTTGGCGCAGTGGCATAACTTTCCTTCTCTTGTGCAGAAGTGATGACACCATTTACACGGAATACCTTTTTTCAATTCTTGATAATGGAATTCAGGTAATTGCTGATAAGGCGGTTCTGCTAAACGGATCGTATTCAGTTTTTCTGCCAATTTATTAAATGTGGGATGGAGTTTATTCGATTCTTGAAATTGTTTGAAGTAGTAGTTCAACTGGGTAGGTAGTATAATTCGAGATGATAACGGAGCTTGGAACAAAGTACACTCGGGGTTTACAAATACAACTGCTGCTTGGATTGGAACATGCACGCGTAACTTTTCCAGCAACTGGGCAAATAACGTTTCGCATCGTTGTAGTTGTGTTAATGGATCGTCCATCAATTTTCCAGATCGGACATATAATTTGTCGTTTTCGTAATAATATTCCCCGGGAAAGTTTTTGATCTCATACAGATAGATGGTGTTTTTGCCGAATAGTAGGTGATCAATTTGGAAGAACTTTCCGTTACAGGACAGCCAGATATCACCAATCGATAGTAGCTGATCGGATAATCCGGTTACATACGATTCAAACAGCACCTCCCCTTCATATCCCCTTCGCAACTTTCGGTATTTATTTGACTCTGCCTCTGATAGACTTTTCCTGCGACTGATATATTCAAAGACTTGCAACTCCAACGGTTTCCTGCGCATCTATCATGCCTCCTTTCCGTCATCTTACCAAGAATAAAAAAAAGGTCTAATCGGTATGAGAATAGGAATTACCTTTTTCCCGATGATTAGACCTTAGAAAAATCTATTTTACTCCAGACAATGTTAGATTGTTTCGCACCTGATAGCAGCGATAATAAAATTTTCACTTTTCTCCAGATAAATGCATCCAAACTCGTCGTCAATAAGCATCCACCCTACCTCAGATGGTACGACAATCCTCTTGATATTACCATGCCATAATAGCAACCATGATATTTCATCAGCACCTGATTACGAATCGTCTTATGAGCCAACTGTCTCTCTCCTTTCTTTCTCGGGAAATACTGTCACGATCCTGACCATAAAAGTGATAATCCCCAATATTATTACAGTAAAAAAGAAGCCAGACCACGGTCCTGTTATAAATAACGGCATTGCATGATCTAATGAAAAAATAAAAATATTACTCATTAATAGATAGAATAATGTATTTTCTCCGATAATGCGCAGGAACTTAAGCCCGTTCGTCCATTCGTTCAGCCGCTTGGAGATAACAAAATAGATATAAAGAAAAAAGGTTGGCCCTGTAATCCAATAAACCGATGGAGGAAAACGGTCCGGCAATTGGAAATGATGACTAGCCAAAAAATACACAAACAAGCTAGTTCCAAGCATCGAGAATAATAAGTACTTCCACCTGAAGCCAATTGGATATTTAGCGAAATAAATCCCGATCAAATAAAACGGCATGTATAGCAGGACAGGAAAAGTCGGAAATTGATCCGTCCCTACTATGAGCCCGATAACAGAAGATTCAACCTGACTAAGATCCATCCAAGTAGCCGACAGCAGAATAACAGCAGTTGTCCATAGTAATACTGGTCTTTCCGACAGCCACACAAAGCCATGAAACAAGACCACACCAATTACGATGATCAATGCAAAAGCTACAAGAAACTCCGACCATCCCGGTATGATTTGCAACAAAACAATAGGCAGAATGGTATCAAAATTTAACGGCTGACCCTCCACATATAACTGGAAGGCCACTCCTGATAAGTAGAAAGCAACCAGCGTTTTTAAGCCTGTCATTAGCATCTTTTTATAAACACTAGCAAAAGGTTTTCGATAATAAGCAAGCTGTCCTACATAGCCAAAGCAAAAAACAAAACCGGAGAATGTAATCAGATTAAAAAATGACGTGATGATAGAAGTGGAAGGATACAAAGTTGAATCGCTGAAAAATTGCAACACATGCGCATACACCATACCTATAACTAATAGACCTTTAAAATAATCGATTGACCGATCCCTGTTTATCGGAATCACTTCCTTCCAAGAAAATAGATTGTTCCGACTTGAACGGAACAATCCAATCCCTTTCACCCATCATTAACCTCTTTAATCTTTTCAAGCGCAATTTTCGCTGTACGATCTTCCGTCAACAATCCGTTCACCTCCTGCTGCACATCTGTTATCTGGGTATAAACATATCCAGTAACATACGGCAATGCCTTAATCGCATCGGTAATATTGCGATACCGCTCTAAAAACTCCTCTTCGGTATTTACCTGATTTCCATAACCCCAGCCACTTTCATGGTTAAATGCAATGCCACCATACTCTGTAATCATAACTGGCTGACCTTTATACGAGTAGCCATCTGCAAAGGCGTATTTATGATTATTATGCGGGATCTCATTATTTAAAATCGGCTCTTTGACTTTATAACGCTCGTATAACACCTTCCCTATCTCCTCATAATCATGAAGCGCAATAATATCGGAAATTGTATGCTCCCAGCCGTCATTCACAATTACAGGACGCTCTGCATCAATTGATTTAGATAAATAATAGATCGATTCAGTAAATGTTTGTTGCTTTTTATCTTGAAAAATATTCGGCACGCCCCATGATTCATTAAATGGTACCCAGGTGATAATAGAAGGGTGATTGTAATGCTGTTGCATAATCTCCAGCCATTCTTTAGTAAAATTCTCTATTGCCTCATCTGAGAATTCATAGGTTGCTGCCATTTCTGACCAAACGAGCAACCCTTTCTTATCACATAAATAAAGGAATCGTTCGTCCTCTAGTTTCTGGTGTTTTCGAACGCCATTAAAACCCATCGCTAACGTTTTTTCAATATCCTCCAGCATCGCTTCATCAGAAGGTGGAGTCAGCATGGTGTCTTTCCAATAGCCTTGATCGAGTAACAGCTTCTGGTAAATCGGTCTGTTATTAAGCAGCACCTGACCATCTTTAATCGATACTTTGCGCATTCCGAAATAGGAGTGAACTTCATCAACCACCTCGTCATTAGCAAGCAGACGGAATGTGACATCATA is a genomic window of Gracilibacillus salinarum containing:
- a CDS encoding nuclease-related domain-containing protein, which encodes MRRKPLELQVFEYISRRKSLSEAESNKYRKLRRGYEGEVLFESYVTGLSDQLLSIGDIWLSCNGKFFQIDHLLFGKNTIYLYEIKNFPGEYYYENDKLYVRSGKLMDDPLTQLQRCETLFAQLLEKLRVHVPIQAAVVFVNPECTLFQAPLSSRIILPTQLNYYFKQFQESNKLHPTFNKLAEKLNTIRLAEPPYQQLPEFHYQELKKGIPCKWCHHFCTREGKLCHCANCGQLETVQSAIMRMVTEFKTLYPEEPVTRSRLLDWCENMVTTKQISYTLQKHFNIEGTGRGSHYVESRT
- a CDS encoding acyltransferase family protein; this translates as MKGIGLFRSSRNNLFSWKEVIPINRDRSIDYFKGLLVIGMVYAHVLQFFSDSTLYPSTSIITSFFNLITFSGFVFCFGYVGQLAYYRKPFASVYKKMLMTGLKTLVAFYLSGVAFQLYVEGQPLNFDTILPIVLLQIIPGWSEFLVAFALIIVIGVVLFHGFVWLSERPVLLWTTAVILLSATWMDLSQVESSVIGLIVGTDQFPTFPVLLYMPFYLIGIYFAKYPIGFRWKYLLFSMLGTSLFVYFLASHHFQLPDRFPPSVYWITGPTFFLYIYFVISKRLNEWTNGLKFLRIIGENTLFYLLMSNIFIFSLDHAMPLFITGPWSGFFFTVIILGIITFMVRIVTVFPEKERRETVGS
- a CDS encoding glycoside hydrolase family 2 protein — protein: MVTKTNDKTKNAATTTYKRTEYPRPQFKRDAWMNLNGTWKFAFDDDNKGERNGWAQRPDFATDINVPFTYETKASGIGEGTFHPNVWYNRTFSIPEEEVGKRVILRFQASDYVTKVWVNGTYIGDHVGGNAAFSFDITNAVQLTGENQLVVKAEDSQSCYQPRGKQRWKDENFGCWYVQNTGIWQTVWLEFLHPERIDNVKITPNIDTNSVVFDYSVQAFSDCKLETIVSFEGKQVKQFSVTPDRANMTFEVDLLSDLMEWRVAHWSPEHPHLYDVTFRLLANDEVVDEVHSYFGMRKVSIKDGQVLLNNRPIYQKLLLDQGYWKDTMLTPPSDEAMLEDIEKTLAMGFNGVRKHQKLEDERFLYLCDKKGLLVWSEMAATYEFSDEAIENFTKEWLEIMQQHYNHPSIITWVPFNESWGVPNIFQDKKQQTFTESIYYLSKSIDAERPVIVNDGWEHTISDIIALHDYEEIGKVLYERYKVKEPILNNEIPHNNHKYAFADGYSYKGQPVMITEYGGIAFNHESGWGYGNQVNTEEEFLERYRNITDAIKALPYVTGYVYTQITDVQQEVNGLLTEDRTAKIALEKIKEVNDG